The following are encoded together in the Myotis daubentonii chromosome Y, mMyoDau2.1, whole genome shotgun sequence genome:
- the LOC132225509 gene encoding uncharacterized protein LOC132225509, which translates to MGGLHRAARKPTNLTKVGNVQQERDESPASFLERIMEAYRTYTPMDPEAPENKAAVIMSFINQSATDIRKKLQRIDRLGEKSLQVLLVVAEKVFNNREPPEDRQARAMVAASDKQTRNLAKILLATTMESPEEQTRRLRQLADGQERGKGTARGGKKKLQQNQCAYCKEIGHWVRECPKKAGKKGNKTDRVEVLELEELSD; encoded by the coding sequence ATGGGAGGTCTCCACAGGGCTGCTAGAAAGCCCACCAATTTGACCAAGGTAGGGAACGTACAGCAGGAAAGAGATGAGTCTCCAGCTTCCTTTCTAGAACGGATCATGGAGGCATATCGCACCTATACCCCCATGGATCCAGAAGCCCCTGAGAATAAGGCAGCTGTAATCATGAGTTTTATAAACCAGTCAGCCACAGACATTAGAAAGAAACTGCAGAGAATAGATAGATTAGGAGAAAAGAGTTTACAGGTTTTACTGGTAGTAGCAGAGAAGGTGTTCAATAACCGAGAGCCCCCTGAGGATAGGCAAGCCCGCGCCATGGTGGCTGCCAGCGACAAGCAGACTCGAAACCTGGCCAAGATTCTGCTAGCCACCACCATGGAGTCCCCTGAGGAGCAGACCCGCCGCCTTCGCCAGCTTGCTGATGGCCAAGAAAGAGGTAAGGGAACTGCCCGGGGCGGGAAAAAGAAGCTGCAACAGAACCAGTGTGCTTACTGCAAAGAGATAGGGCACTGGGTCCGAGAATGCCCAAAGAAGGCCGGTAAAAAGGGGAACAAGACAGACCGGGTGGAGGTCTTGGAGCTGGAAGAACTGAGTGATTAG